The nucleotide window ATACCCAGAACCACCATAGCCCTCCTCCTCAGTCTTCCTCCCGCCATACCCAGCGCTACCGTACTCCTCTCCCCCTCCCTGGGGCCTGCTTCCGTACCCCGACCCATAGCTCTCCTCCACCTGCGGCTTCCTTCCGTACCCAGAGCCATACTCGGATCCGCCGTAGGTCTGCTCCACCTGCGGCTTGGACCCGTATCCGGAGCCGTAGCCCTCCTCCGGCTGCGTCGCGTTCCCGTACCCAGATCCGTAGCTCTCCTCGGCCTGCGGCTTCCTCCCGTAGCCGGAGCCGTACCCGGACCCGTAGGCGGGCTCCTCCTGCTGCTGCGGCTTCCGGCCGTAGCCGGATCCGTAGGTGTCCTCCTCGGAGCGCTGGGGCTTGGACCCGTAGCCGGAGCCGTAGGCCGGCTGCTCCTCCTGCTGGGGGCGGAAGCCGTAGGCCGGCTGCGGCTTGGATCCGTAGCCGGAGTCGTCCTCCTCGCCCCCGCCGCCGTAGGACGGGCGCTGCTCCTCCGCCTGGGGGCGGAAGCCGTATGCGGGCTGGGGCTTGGGCTTGGATCCGTAGCCGGAGTCGTCGTCCTCGCGGCCGTAGGAGGGCTGCTCGTTCTGGGGGCGGAAGCCGTAGGCGGGCTGGGGCTTCTGGTGGTGGGCGTAGGGGGAGGGCTCCTCGGCGGCGTAGTGGGGCGCGTCGTAGGAGGTGGAGGGGGCGGAGCAGGGGTAGCAGGTCTCGTCGGAGGGCGGGAGCGGGCGGCCGAAGGTGACGAAGAGGTCGTAGCCGCCGCCGTAGGGCGTGGAGTCGAACTCGTCGAAGTCGTCCGGCTCGTCGCGGGACCTCAGGTTGTACGCGGTCGCCATGACTTGCTGCTGCGCTGGTGCGGGATCGGGGCGGAGATCGGGGGAGGGGGGGCAGGAGTGGTGTGTGACCTGGGAGTCCACAGGGCGCGCGTGCTTATGCTGCGGTGCGATGGGAGGGATGCGATCGATTATTAGCGCGTCGGCGACGTGTGGGGGTGAACGCGAGATCTGTGGGAGTCGCGGGGTGCACGTGGTGAGTGGCTGGGCGGTGGGACTGGCCGACTGGGGGTGACCGGGACACCGGGCGAAGACGGGCAGCCGACAGGGCACGCTGGACGCGCGGCACCGGGGGAATGGAGGATCCGGTTTGCCTGGTCTCTTCCCATCGTGATCTGCCCCCGCGACAAATTTGACAAATTTGAcctcaaaataaaaatatttcaCAAACTAAACTGCTTTTGAAAATATTTCACACTGCTGACCCTTTTGTGTAGCGCCCGACAACAAGACGCTGCACTCTACTGTGCAACTCCTTAGAGCTAGGCGCTGCACAGTATAGTGCAACTCCTTAAAGATAGGAGCTGCACAATATAACGCCTAAGTGTTAGGCGTTGCACAGTAGAGTGCGGCGCCTTACTGTCAGGCCCTGCACATTAAAGGTCAGCCGGATGAAATACTTTCAAGAACAGTTTAGTTTGTAAAATAGTTTCGATTTAAGGTCAAATTTGTGCCTTTTGCCCCCGCTCGCGATGGGTGAAAACGGCACGTTCGGCTGCCGCGCCCTGGCCTGGGTGACCGCGTCACAAAAATCATGTGGCCGCGCACCGGGTAATAAGCTGACTGTCGTGTGTGTTTACCGTGATTTTTACTGGAGAAGACTCGCCAAAATGTATGGGAGTGAGTATAGGAATTAGGACCCATGTACCAACGTGCACACTCTTGGAGTTGATCAGGGGCGACAGGCCAGTCCCGGCTGCGAGGCCAATAGAGACCATTCGCATGCTCCATGCGCGACGAGCCGCTGTCCGTCATTCATCGCGAATAGATTGTTGTGGACTGGTGGTGATGGTCTACTGCCACCCCGTCTCCTCTCCGCCAAACGTAATTTTCTCATCTATGCACGATTTTTACTACTTCCTCTATTCATTTTTATAAGATCTttaagacatttcagacaatgtacAAAACAGTCCATTTTGAGTTGTCTGAaatgacttacaaaagtgaacagAGAGAGTATTTTTCTTTAGGACCGACTTAACCAAGCATGACAATCATGAACGACTTGCATAGCAATTTATGTTGGCTAAGGATGGCAGGTTTAGTTGACAAGCATGACAAATCTGCCATCCTCACAACAATATAAATTGCCATAAAAAAAACTTCCATTCTACCATGCCCTCCCAGGGAACATCATCAGCACAATAGCATACCGTTTTTTTTTTGCAGGGAACATCCGTTTATTTCATATGTCGTCCTATTACCTAGGTGACCTTAAATATTTCTAACTAACAGGACAATTATAGAAAACTAATATAAGTATAGTTTTATCTAAAAAGAGCAATTTGCTATATTCAATAAAACATTTTCTTTCGACTAATATAAGTATAGTTTTATCTAAAAATCATGATAATGGCAATACCACTACTCCAGGAGCAACTCAACTACCTGAGCACCAGTATTATAAATAAGGTAAATCTGGGCACATATAGAAAACAAGGAAATGTGGCAACATATTCTACTCTTCCTTGCCACCTAATTTCAGGGGTAAATGCATAGAGTTCATGTTGCAGCAAAGGATCAATTAGCAGCACCCTATTCTATGGAATATTTATTTTTGTACACTTGTTACAGcaaaaaaataaagagagagagagaagaatcaACACTGCTGCTGTAAAGAATAGTGATTTTAGCACAAACAGCAGAGATTTTCTTTGGAAATCTAACTGCCAATTCAGACAAATTTGCCATGGTGTGATATACACAAGGCCCTGGCCACGGTGCCTCTTGATGCTCAAGGTGAACGTATCAATAGCATCTTTCTGTTGAATAAACATGAATCATCCAACTTTGGCTGGAAAACTAAAGACATATAACTAAACAAAGGAGGATCCCATTCTACCTGGCATGCTGACTCTGAAATCTCAACTTTGTTATGACATTGCCCAACATCACTATTTTGGACTAACTGTCCTGGAatttttcttcctttttcctTCCTTTTGATTTGCTTGATGGATGTGTTTATTTTTTGGACTGTCTTCCACCCAATAGATGGACTGAAGCAGTAATGCTCGGCAGATTTCTGCCAGCCTCACTGGAAAATTTACAGCTGTCTTTGGAGGGTAAAACGACCAAAATCTCACCTTTTCCATCATCGGCAAGCATTTCTTGGAGCTATACAAAGAATGGTATAGTTACAGACGGACAGCTGGTGGACGGCAGGAAAAACCAATGCACCCTTTTTGTTTATGTTATCAGCTGATGTTGATCTCTGATTTTTCTTAGTCATCTGTTTCCTGTACTCGCTGTCTTCGTGGTTGGTTGGCAGACAATTTTTTCAATGCTCGTTTTAAGGCAGCCATGATCTCTGAAAATGATGGACGCGTCTTTGGGTCTCTACAATCAGACAAAATACAAACAGAATTCAGACCCTAAGCATATATGTAAGTACAGTTGGAGATGTAAGACTGATAAGGCAGAGAAGAAAAGAATCATGTAACTATCGCTTTCTTTTTCAACTTAGATGAAAGAATGGTTATGGTAACCTGTTGTTTTAGTATTGGTCGTCAGATAGTAACATGTGTATGTTTTTTACActactagtgtcaaaaacgctcttatattgtgggacggaggTAGTCCTAATTTACCATTTCAGGTATGGTGTATGTTAGTATTTGTGATAAAAAAATATATGTAGTTTCTTCAGTATAATGCGAAGTCATTACTTTATTCCCTCTCACAATGAGTCGATAGGTTCTTTCTTGAACACATTTATAGGCATATAAAATAAAATGAATGTGAAATTAAGAGTACCTCATTTGCTTATAGTACCATTTTATACAAGTGGAAATATTATAGGAACTTCTAACAATTTATCATGCAAGAAGAGAACATACGAATTTGATATCTGAACAAGCTTACAAGATTCGACTTCTAAACCAGAAACTAGCAACTACAACAAACCCGAAAATACAAATATCCCAATAAAAGTGTCATCTAGAACTTCACTTGTAAGGAAAAACAGAAACATGATGTTCTTTGGCAAGTAGGCATAGCACCACTAGCTTTCTCTAGCATGCAAAAGAAGGTGATATTTCTCTAGGGGTGCTAATGTCCTTTCAAACAATTAAAGGTTAAGCCAAATTGTTCATATTCCACTTTTCTTCCGACTTCTAATAGTTTGGTGTGTGAAACTTTCGATCTGAATCGTGAATGCATCTCCCATC belongs to Triticum urartu cultivar G1812 chromosome 7, Tu2.1, whole genome shotgun sequence and includes:
- the LOC125520068 gene encoding uncharacterized protein At5g39570-like: MATAYNLRSRDEPDDFDEFDSTPYGGGYDLFVTFGRPLPPSDETCYPCSAPSTSYDAPHYAAEEPSPYAHHQKPQPAYGFRPQNEQPSYGREDDDSGYGSKPKPQPAYGFRPQAEEQRPSYGGGGEEDDSGYGSKPQPAYGFRPQQEEQPAYGSGYGSKPQRSEEDTYGSGYGRKPQQQEEPAYGSGYGSGYGRKPQAEESYGSGYGNATQPEEGYGSGYGSKPQVEQTYGGSEYGSGYGRKPQVEESYGSGYGSRPQGGGEEYGSAGYGGRKTEEEGYGGSGYGSGRKVQGEDEGAYGSGGYQKPKPYGEETQGSYGGGYGQGNYGRKKQDDDSDDEKKNRYAKRDDSDDEKKERYEKHHHHRRHNYDD